From Saimiri boliviensis isolate mSaiBol1 chromosome 9, mSaiBol1.pri, whole genome shotgun sequence, a single genomic window includes:
- the ANKEF1 gene encoding ankyrin repeat and EF-hand domain-containing protein 1, producing MALADKRLENLQIYKVLQCVRNKDKKQIEKLTKLGYPELINFTDPIDGLSALHLASVSNDIDMVSFLLDLGAHPDVQDRMGCTPTMRAAELGHELSMEILAKAKADMTIVDNEGKGVLFYCILPTKRHYRCALIALEHGADFNNSTYEGKPIFLRACEEAHDVKDVCLTLLEKGANPNAINSSTGRTALMEASREGVVEIVRGILERGGEVNTFDNERHHAAHFAAKGGFFDILKLLFAYNGDMGLISLNGNTPLHYAAMGGFADCCKYIAQRGCDLKWKNLDHKTPRAVAKEGGFKAASKEIRRAERIANKLARPGAKNPNPLWALRLHDWSVEREAFLREAFSAVDKGDGSVSKNDFVMVLEERQDYASSEQLAAIAQLHEKIRGGGVNINEFFKGTGYLSKAFVLGSYGPKKKKKGMGKKGKKGKFVLPLPICVIPDNAFPRRQDGGPPYYMIETYKNVTDSSRFNRDHPPEHPIQDDSAWYIDDSEKAFSNINIITKAGDLASLKKAFESGIPVDMKDNYYKTPLMTACASGNIDVVKFLLEKGANVNAADNFLWTPLHFACHAGQQDIVELLVKSGALIDAVSINNSTPLSRAIESCRLDTVKYLLDIGAKFQLENRKGHTAMDVAKAYADYRIIGLIKEKLDNLQKSAETQKLKGKTPILKTEGPEIKKEEEPLSSIYAVPTISEGKKVPRDSVVHLNSLITSGYTKKVDITFIPRRIWSPEATTAELIRKRELRRERFTYEVDFDDFMMPFQKNITEKARAMEAALKT from the exons ATGGCTTTAGCAGATAAGAGACTTGAGAACTTACAGATCTACAAAGTTCTTCAATGTGTGCGGAACAAAGACAAGAAGCAGATAGAGAAGCTGACCAAGCTTGGATACCCTGAACTAATCAATTTTACAGACCCCATTGATGGACTTAGTGCTTTGCacttagcctcagtttccaacGATATTGATATGGTCAGCTTTCTCCTTGACCTTGGTGCTCACCCTGATGTGCAAGACCGAATGGGCTGTACTCCCACCATGAGGGCTGCAGAACTGGGCCATGAATTGTCGATGGAAATACTGGCAAAGGCAAAGGCTGATATGACTATAGTTGACAACGAAGGAAAAG GCGTTTTGTTTTACTGCATTTTACCTACTAAACGGCATTATCGCTGTGCTCTGATTGCCCTTGAACATGGTGCAGATTTCAACAATTCTACCTATGAAGGAAAGCCAATATTCCTTAGAGCTTGTGAAGAAGCACATGATGTTAAAGATGTATGCCTGACACTTTTGGAAAAAGGAGCCAATCCCAATGCAATCAATTCA TCCACAGGCCGCACGGCTTTAATGGAAGCATCAAGAGAAGGGGTAGTGGAAATAGTTCGAGGCATATTGGAAAGAGGAGGTGAAGTGAATACATTTGACAATGAGAGGCATCACGCTGCTCATTTTGCTGCTAAAGGAGGCTTTTTCGAT atactgAAGCTTCTTTTTGCCTACAATGGAGACATGGGACTGATTTCGTTAAATGGGAACACACCACTTCATTATGCTGCCATGGGTGGTTTTGCAGATTGCTGTAAATATATAGCTCAGCGAG GATGTGACCTGAAATGGAAGAATTTAGATCATAAAACGCCCAGGGCTGTGGCTAAGGAAGGTGGCTTCAAAGCAGCAAGCAAAGAAATACGCCGAGCAGAGAGAATTGCTAATAAACTAGCCAGGCCAGGAGCCAAAAATCCAAATCCACTCTGGGCCCTTAGACTGCATGATTGGTCTGTAGAACGTGAGGCTTTCCTCCGGGAAGCCTTTTCTGCTGTTGACAAGGGCGATGGGAGCGTCAGCAAGAATGACTTCGTGATGGTGTTGGAGGAAAGGCAAGATTATGCAAGCTCAGAACAGCTGGCTGCCATTGCCCAACTTCACGAGAAAATCCGGGGAGGAGGAGTCAATATTAATGAATTCTTTAAAGGAACCGGATATTTAAGCAAGGCTTTTGTTTTAGGATCCTATGgacctaagaaaaagaaaaaagggatgggcaaaaaaggaaagaaaggtaaATTTGTCTTACCCCTTCCAATCTGTGTCATTCCTGACAACGCATTTCCACGCCGGCAAGATGGTGGGCCACCATATTACATGATTGAGACCTACAAGAATGTCACTGATAGCAGCCGGTTTAACAGGGATCATCCCCCAGAACATCCCATTCAGGATGACTCTGCTTGGTACATTGATGATTCAGAGAAGGCATTTTCAAACATTAATATTATCACCAAGGCAGGGGATCTGGCTTCTCTGAAAAAGGCCTTTGAATCAGGAATACCTGTGGATATGAAGGATAATTATTACAAAACTCCACTAATGACGGCGTGTGCAAGTGGAAACATAGATGTGGTCAAGTTTCTTCTTGAAAAAGG AGCTAATGTTAATGCAGCAGATAATTTTCTGTGGACTCCACTTCATTTTGCATGCCATGCAGGCCAACAAGACATTGTTGAGCTTCTTGTTAAATCTGGGGCTTTAATAGATGCAGTTTCAATCAACAACTCAACTCCTTTAAGTAGAGCCATTGAAAGCTGTAGACTGGATACTGTGAAATACCTACTTGATATTGGTGCTAAATTCCAGCTGGAAAATAGAAAAG GGCATACTGCCATGGATGTTGCAAAGGCATATGCTGATTATAGAATAATTGGTCTGATTAAAGAAAAGCTAGATAACTTGCAAAAATCAGCAGAAACTCAAAAACTAAAAGGCAAGACTCCTATACTGAAGACTGAAGGCCctgaaattaagaaagaagag GAACCACTGTCATCAATTTATGCTGTACCAACCATATCAGAGGGAAAGAAAGTGCCAAGGGATAGTGTGGTTCATCTCAATTCATTGATTACCAGTGGTTATACCAAGAAAGTGGATATCACATTTATCCCACGGAGG atttggaGTCCTGAAGCCACAACAGCAGAGCTGATCAGGAAGAGGGAACTGCGGCGGGAGAGGTTTACATATGAAGTGGACTTCGATGATTTTATGATGCCTTTTCAGAAGAACATCACAGAAAAAGCTCGAGCAATGGAAGCTGCCTTGAAGACCTAA